ACAGCAAATGAACCAAGGAAGTATGGTTTAGCCAGCTGGCAAATAAGCATCTCAGACTTCTATTGTGTCCCTataatttttctggttttttttttttttcgttcttTCAAAGATCAAATTTACCTAATTATTCCTGAAGTTTCCCCTAGTATTCTACACAATTCCTCTtggtaaattcttaaaaataatgttccaGATTCCAGTTGGATGTTGAAACTATgccatttaaaattgttttttacaGAGAGTTTTAAGAATGTGGAGGCATGCTTATAAAATGAAGCAAAGCAGCAAGATATAAATTTGTTGGAAGCCAAGTtctattccccaccccaccccccaaaaatcctattttaaaaaaaaggtgggaaaGTTTAGCTGTGGCTGTCATTGAATAGGAATAATAGGAATTacttcttttcctgcttttcttaattttccataaaatttacCTGAATACTTTTGTAgcccaaaaaatgaaataaactccacttttcaaagaaccattcTGCAAAAGCACAGTACAAAGCTCCTAATAATAACcttattgtatatttaaaatcatcTCCATAGAGCCCTGTACTATATGAGTGAAGGTGGCATGGTTTAGAATTGCACTGTTGTacatggctatttttttttaagatttattttatttttaaacattttatgtatttatttatttatttgacagagcgcgCATGTGTGTGagaaaacacaggcagggggagcagcaggcaggaggagaggaagaagcaggctccccactgagctgggacaccgatgcagggcttgatcctagaacctggggatcacaacctgagctgaaggcagatgcttaactgactgagccacccagacacccctatgtgttttagagagacagtgagtagggagaggggcaaagggagagggagagaatctcaagcagactcatgcTGAGCTTAGAGGCCAGTACAGGCTAGATCCCACAACCctagatgatgacctgagctgaaaattgagttggacatttaacccactgacccacccagctccccagggctatttaagttaattaaatgaaacaaaaaactgagGTCAGCAGTTAACACTAGCCCCATTTTAAACGTTCAGTAGCCATAAGTGGCTAGTGACAGcttttccatcatcacagaaaggtCTATTGCACAGCCCTGCTTTTGAAGAGAGAACATGGAATCTGGAGCCAGGTGACTTGGATTCAAGTCCCGGTAGGAGTTGACACTTGCTGTGTCACGTGGGCAAttcactcagcctctctgagccaaTAGACAAATTAGGAGTAATGATAGTTAGTATCACTTTCCGTGTAAGGAGATTAAGAAGATGGGATAAAATAATGCATGTGCCAGTTCTCCAAAGCTGAACTGTGGTTTACCAGGTAGTAGCTGCTTCACAAACTCCCGGCGGAATCCATGAATGGTTTCTACCGAGACGTCAGCCTAAATGACACCATAAACATCAGAGTTACTACCATCTCTTACCACACAGTTCCTAGGCCAAGTTCCTGGCAATGTGGATGTCCCATTTgactcttgtaaaaaaaaaaaaaagcttcagcaCACATGTCTGTATCTATGCTGCATAAATAACACCTCAAAATTTTCTTCGACAATTTAAATACACTGCTCGATTTCCATTCCTCAATGGACAAGAccgtgttttttaaaaaaaaaaaaaaaaaaaaagggcaagcaAAGAAAGAGGCTTTGTCTGCCAGAGGAAAACACATGGGGTAAAAATGGTAGAACTGAAAGGAAATCAATCTGAGTTGCCGGTGCAGGAATTGAGCAAAAGATGTTGCCATTTGCTTGCAAGAGTGTGAGGTTCCCGCTGACCATTACAACAGGTTCCCTGCGCTTCAGAGCTGTTGGGGGTACTGATGAGGCGGAAGTACCTGCTCAttctgatttgtgtgtgtgtgtgcgtgtgtgtgtgcgtgtgcccctcccccgcctcctgccccgaGTCACTTCTGGTTTTTCCTGCAAAACCAGCTGACTCACTCAGAGCTGCTGTCCTTCGCTCTCATCGAGGCCCCTGCTGGGGCACCGCGCGTGCCGTGCGTGTGGCTGGAGCAGCcgcgctgggggcggggcgggggggaccccGCGCGGTGCACACCCCGCGCTCGCTCACCGCCCCTCCTGCCTCCGCCGCAGGTCTCCGCCAGCCGTGGATGCCTTTGACACCATGACCGCAGAGGACGCCGCCGCAGCCATGAGCAGCGACtccgcggcgggcggcgcggcctcGGCCAAGGCGCCCGAGGGCGTGGCCGGGGCGCCCAACGAGGCGGCGCTGCTGGCGCTGCTGGCGCGCACGGGCTACCGCATGGTGCAGGAGAACGGGCAGCGCAAGTACGGCGGCCCGCCGCCCGGCTGGGAGGGCCCGCACCCGCAGCGCGGCTGCGAGGTCTTCGTGGGCAAGATCCCGCGCGACGTGTACGAGGACGAGCTGGTGCCCGTGTTCGAGGCGGTGGGCCGCATCTACGAGCTGCGCCTCATGATGGACTTCGACGGCAAGAACCGCGGCTACGCCTTCGTCACGTACTGCCACAAGGGCGAGGCCAAGCGCGCCGTGCGCGAGCTCAACAACCACGAGATCCGCCCGGGCCGCCTGCTCGGCGTGTGCTGCAGCGTGGACAACTGCCGCCTCTTCATCGGCGGCATCCCCAAGATGAAGAAGCGCGAGGAGATCCTGGAGGAGATCGCCAAGGTCACCGAGGGCGTGCTGGACGTCATCGTCTACGCCAGCGCGGCCGACAAGATGAAGAACCGCGGCTTCGCCTTCGTCGAGTACGAGAGCCACCGCGCCGCCGCCATGGCGCGCCGCAAGCTCATGCCCGGCCGCATCCAGCTGTGGGGCCACCAGATCGCCGTGGACTGGGCCGAGCCCGAGATCGACGTGGACGAGGACGTCATGGAGACCGTGAAGATCCTCTACGTGCGCAACCTCATGATCGAGACCACCGAGGACACCATCAAGAAGAGCTTCGGCCAGTTCAACCCGGGCTGCGTGGAGCGCGTCAAGAAGATCCGCGACTACGCCTTCGTGCACTTCGCCAGCCGCGAGGACGCGGTGCTCGCCATGAACAGCCTCAACGGCACCGAGCTGGAGGGCTCGTGCCTCGAGGTGACGCTGGCCAAGCCCGTGGACAAGGAGCAGTACTCGCGCTACCAGAAGGCGGCCAAGGGCGGCGGCGCGGCCGAGGCGGCGGCGCCGCAGCCGGGCTACGTGTACTCCTGCGACCCCTACACGCTGGCCTACTACGGCTACCCCTACAACGCGCTCATCGGGCCCAACAGAGACTACTTTGTGAAAGGTTAGTGGGGACCGCTGTGCAGGGCCGGGAGCGGGGCGCTGGGGCCGCGCGCCCCGGGCAGCGGCGGGGCTGCCCTGGCTGCAACTTGCTGAGCTGGGAGGTGcgccccatcccccactcaccctCCCACGCTTCTCTGCCTGTCAGTTCTGGGGTCTGCCCTTGGCTGGCACTTGGGGCATTCGCCGCCCTGGCAGCGAGGGAAATGCAGATCCTTTGTACGCACGGGCCGAGCATtgcaggcacaggcacaggcacaggcacaggcagccGCTCCTTGCACGCCGCCTCTTCCCAGGGCCTACCCAGTCTGGGGCTAGTCCGCTAGTCGATGCGTACTTAGGGCTTAAAGCCTCCCTGGGAAATGAACGCTTCAGGATGTTGGGAAGTAGGAAGCACAACGTTGTCACATTGTCGGGGTGGTGGTGTTTGTGATGTTTGTGAAGTACCGGGCAGGGTAAGACGGACAGCAAGCCTTCCACCGGGAAACCGATACTGAGGCTCTGGGTCCTGCCGTCATCAGATGCACTGGCCCTGTGCCTTTCATCAGTCCCTTGAACCTCCCTCAGCCAGTTGTCTCACGCAGAGAATGAGGAAGGTGAACCAGCTGATCCCCTCGCAGAtctaactttttttgtttttgcagccTATGAATGTGTTTCTTTATTGAAGTGGTGGTCGCAATCCTAGGAACTCCCCATGCAAGTTCATCTCTTGCGTTAAGCAGGCGCACTTAGGGTACGATTCTAGGCCAGAGCAGAATGTGGGAAGCATCTTACCAGCTCACTGAAGGGGGCAGAGTAGTGTAACCACCTGTAACTAGGCTCAGGGCAAACCTCGAGATGCCAAGAACCTTGGCTTCAGATCTGCCTCTTGTCTGGTCACTGTTGGATGCTCATCATTTTTTGTGTTGTTATCATAAGCAGGCAGCATAAGAGGCCGGGGTCGAGGTGCAGCTGGCAGcagagccccagggcccaggggttCCTACCTTGGGGGATATTCAGCTGGCCGTGGTATTTATAGCCGATATCAcgaaggaaaaggaaagcagcaagaaaaaggaTATGAACTTGTACCGAATTTGGAAATCTCTGCCGTCAATCCAGTTGCCATTAAACCTGGTACAGGTCAGTATAAACCAGAGATAGAATGCATCCGTTCAGCGCTCTCATTGAAGTGACCCCAGGCTTTCCTCAGGCTTTCATCTGCTCGTGGGCTCCTCTTCTCCTAGGCAGCCAGAGGTTAGGCCAagaatgtggcctcctgggccccctTATCCAGAACTTAAGGGAATGgtctagctccaaccatgttcAAGCCACACTTTTTCAGTAGTGGGTTTTTCAAATAAGTGTCACCAGTTGTTAGGCTCTTTCTCAATCTGTGGCCTGGTAGGCAGAGTTGGAGTggcggggaggggcggaggaAGACAACAGAAGACCAGGAGGCTCTTCTCTACCTTCTGGCCTGCTCAGACTGTCTTCTCCTTCCTGAAGCCTGTTGCTACACCAGCAGTCGGAAGCCAGAGGGTCCAGCTGATTGCTGGTTCTGTGAGTTGGTGGAAAGGGTAGGAAATTCCACCACGGGAGCGCAAAACACAAGCTTCTCTTGT
The Canis lupus baileyi chromosome 2, mCanLup2.hap1, whole genome shotgun sequence genome window above contains:
- the RBM47 gene encoding RNA-binding protein 47 isoform X2; this encodes MLRGCEWCSFPKWATPDTLQRSPPAVDAFDTMTAEDAAAAMSSDSAAGGAASAKAPEGVAGAPNEAALLALLARTGYRMVQENGQRKYGGPPPGWEGPHPQRGCEVFVGKIPRDVYEDELVPVFEAVGRIYELRLMMDFDGKNRGYAFVTYCHKGEAKRAVRELNNHEIRPGRLLGVCCSVDNCRLFIGGIPKMKKREEILEEIAKVTEGVLDVIVYASAADKMKNRGFAFVEYESHRAAAMARRKLMPGRIQLWGHQIAVDWAEPEIDVDEDVMETVKILYVRNLMIETTEDTIKKSFGQFNPGCVERVKKIRDYAFVHFASREDAVLAMNSLNGTELEGSCLEVTLAKPVDKEQYSRYQKAAKGGGAAEAAAPQPGYVYSCDPYTLAYYGYPYNALIGPNRDYFVKGSIRGRGRGAAGSRAPGPRGSYLGGYSAGRGIYSRYHEGKGKQQEKGYELVPNLEISAVNPVAIKPGTVAIPAIGAQYSMFQAAPAPKMIEDGKIHTMEHMISPIAVQPDPASAAAAAAAAAAAVIPAVSTPPPFQGRPITPVYTVAPNVQRIPAAGLYGAGYVPFAAPATATLATLQKNAAAAAVYGGYAGYIPQAFPAATIQVPIHDVYPTY
- the RBM47 gene encoding RNA-binding protein 47 isoform X1 — protein: MLRGCEWCSFPKWATPDTLQRSPPAVDAFDTMTAEDAAAAMSSDSAAGGAASAKAPEGVAGAPNEAALLALLARTGYRMVQENGQRKYGGPPPGWEGPHPQRGCEVFVGKIPRDVYEDELVPVFEAVGRIYELRLMMDFDGKNRGYAFVTYCHKGEAKRAVRELNNHEIRPGRLLGVCCSVDNCRLFIGGIPKMKKREEILEEIAKVTEGVLDVIVYASAADKMKNRGFAFVEYESHRAAAMARRKLMPGRIQLWGHQIAVDWAEPEIDVDEDVMETVKILYVRNLMIETTEDTIKKSFGQFNPGCVERVKKIRDYAFVHFASREDAVLAMNSLNGTELEGSCLEVTLAKPVDKEQYSRYQKAAKGGGAAEAAAPQPGYVYSCDPYTLAYYGYPYNALIGPNRDYFVKAGSIRGRGRGAAGSRAPGPRGSYLGGYSAGRGIYSRYHEGKGKQQEKGYELVPNLEISAVNPVAIKPGTVAIPAIGAQYSMFQAAPAPKMIEDGKIHTMEHMISPIAVQPDPASAAAAAAAAAAAVIPAVSTPPPFQGRPITPVYTVAPNVQRIPAAGLYGAGYVPFAAPATATLATLQKNAAAAAVYGGYAGYIPQAFPAATIQVPIHDVYPTY